In Zingiber officinale cultivar Zhangliang chromosome 3B, Zo_v1.1, whole genome shotgun sequence, a single window of DNA contains:
- the LOC122055553 gene encoding beclin-1-like protein has protein sequence MKNVIGGGDKSGSFPMDPNLPRWVCQNCRHPLCIVGVESYADKFFNDASRSGMQASSVQGSLMVSSPMDHSFVVLPKQKFQSHGVPSRLRTGTSHADNNQSSKEIEDSYVVLPPSAASMYKSETIPEGGGAQMSAQDGNHSSGLQVNSSGFHSNIVLKRAFDIATSQTQVEQPLCLECMRMLSDKLEKEVEDVNRDIKAYEACLQRSEIESFDVLSEADFMKEKEKIEEEEKRLQAAIEEAEKQCFEVKAELKELETKSEHFKELEERYWHEFNTFQFQLISHQEERDALLAKIEVSQAHLELLKRTNVLNDAFSISHDGEFGTINNFRLGRLPKIPVEWDEINAAWGQACLLLHTMAQHCRPKFLYRIKILPMGSYPCIMDNHNNTYELFGPVNVFWSTRYDKAMTLFLTCLKDFAEFANQKDLEKNIPPEKCFRLPYRIENDKVESYTITQSFNKHENWTKALKYTLCNLKWVQYWFIGNSGFQPSLSAVSSSQSVPAARSSHPKQSGNRKS, from the exons ATGAAGAATGTGATTGGAGGGGGTGACAAGAGTGGGAGCTTCCCAATGGATCCAAACCTTCCTAGATGGGTCTGCCAGAATTGTCGCCATCCGCTTTGCATCGTAGGGGTGGAGTCCTATGCGGACAAATTCTTCAATGATGCATCACGCTCTG GCATGCAGGCATCATCAGTTCAAGGCAGTCTTATGGTTTCTAGCCCTATGGATCATTCTTTTGTTGTGCTACCTAAACAGAAATTTCAAAGTCACGGTGTTCCTTCTCGCTTGCGTACTGGAACTTCTCACGCTGACAATAACCAATCTTCAAAGGAGATTGAAGATTCATATGTTGTATTACCACCTTCAGCTGCTTCAATGTATAAAAGTGAGACAATTCCTGAAGGAGGTGGAGCCCAAATGTCAGCTCAAGATGGAAACCATAGCAGTGGTTTGCAGGTTAATAGCTCAGGGTTCCACTCTAACATAGTCTTGAAAAGGGCATTTGATATTGCCACTTCCCAAACTCAG GTGGAACAACCACTTTGCTTGGAGTGTATGCGTATGTTGTCGGATAAACTTGAGAAAGAGGTTGAAGATGTGAATAGAGACATTAAAGCCTATGAAGCATGTCTTCAAAGGTCTGAGATTGAGTCATTTGATGTTCTCAGTGAGGCTGATTTTATGAAGGAGAAAGAGAAG attgaggaagaagaaaaaaggcTCCAAGCAGCAATTGAAGAAGCTGAGAAGCAGTGTTTTGAGGTCAAAGCTGAGTTGAAGGAGCTAGAAACAAAATCAGAACATTTTAAGGAGTTAGAGGAGAG ATACTGGCATGAGTTCAACACTTTCCAGTTCCAGCTCATATCTCATCAG GAAGAGAGAGATGCTCTATTGGCCAAGATAGAGGTTTCCCAAGCTCACTTGGAATTGCTGAAAAGAACCAATGTGCTAAATGATGCGTTCTCTATTTCACATGATGGGGAATTTGGAACAATTAACAACTTTCGACTTGGTCGGCTTCCTAAGATACCG GTTGAATGGGATGAAATAAATGCGGCTTGGGGTCAGGCTTGCCTCCTCCTTCATACTATGGCTCAACATTGTCGGCCAAAGTTTTT ATATCGAATCAAGATTCTTCCCATGGGAAGCTATCCCTGTATTATGGATAACCACAATAACACATACGAACT GTTTGGCCCTGTGAATGTGTTCTGGAGCACTCGTTATGACAAAGCAATGACTTTATTCTTAACATGCCTCAAAGACTTTGCTGAATTTGCAAATCAGAAGGATCTGGAAAAGAATATACCACCAGAAAAATGTTTTAGATTGCCTTACAG GATTGAGAACGACAAGGTGGAAAGTTACACGATCACCCAAAGTTTCAACAAGCATGAGAATTGGACGAAAGCTCTCAAGTACACTTTATGCAACCTAAAATGGGTCCAGTATTGGTTCATTGGCAATTCTGGCTTTCAGCCTTCCCTTTCAGCAGTTTCTTCTTCGCAAAGTGTTCCAGCCGCGCGATCTTCACACCCCAAACAGTCTGGCAATCGGAAGAGCTGA